The sequence AATCAGATTACAGTTAAGAAATGCACACGAAATGGGATCTACAGCACAAGCTGTCGAGATTTCATTACCTACTTTATCTGGAAAAGTAGAAAAATTTTCAGTGTATAGTTCTCCTGTATTTGCAAAAGATTTGGCTGACCAATATCAGTTAGGCTCTTATGTAGGTGTCGGAATCGATGATCCTACAAAATTTTTAAGATTTTCTGTTGCTCCAACAGATTTTCAATCAATGATTATCAAGGGTGGAGAATATGAGTTCATTGAACCTGCAAATGCAGACAAAACAGTGTATAGAGTACACCCAAAATCTCAAAAAATGAATTCGGATTTTTATGCTCTACACAGGAAGCTCCTTCTGCTGTAAAACAAATTGATAACTTACTTCAACGTGGTAAATCTTTTTCAAATCAACCAACTACTTTTAATAAAAGTTACGATAAGAAGTATCGAACAATGAAGTTGGCAATGTCGACAACAGCTGAATATACGAATTTTTTTGGAGGTGTAACAGGTGCATTAACTCAGATCAACGCAACAATTACTAGGGTAAATGGTGTTTTTGAAAAAGACTTTGCACTACATTTAAATATATTAAGTTACCCTCAGCTTATTTACACTAATGCTTCTACAGATCCTTATGCTACTGTTACAGACCCGAATGCACCACCAGGGTCTTGGAATACTTCTCTAAGAGATGTATTGGCAAGTGTTGTTGGTCAGGCTAATTATGATGTAGGACATTTATTTGGTGCTTCTGGCGGCGGTGGAAATGCAGGTTGTATTGGCTGTGTGTGTATGAGCCCGGTAGGTACTGGTTATGATCCTGTAGTAGGTTATGGTAAAGGATCGGGAATTACCTCTCCGGCAACTGGATCTGTAAATCCAACTGCGGCAAATCCTCCTTCTGGAGATAACTTTGATATTGACTATGTTGCTCACGAATTAGGACATCAATTAGGTGCTAATCATACTTTTGCACATACTATGCAGGGCGCGATTTCTCAGATGGAACCAGGTTCTGGATCTACAATTATGGGATATGCAGGTATTACTGGTGGAGCAAACACCGATGTTCAGCCACATTCAGATCCTTATTTCCATGTAATCAGCTTAGATCAGGTAAATGAAAATTTGATAAATAAAACATGTGACGTAGAAACTACTATTACAAATAATCCTCCTGTAATAGCTGATATGGCAACATATAGTATTCCTAAGGGAACGGCGTTTGTGCTTACAGCTTCAGCGACTGATCCTGAGAACGACCCTATGACATATACATGGGAAGAAGTTGATAATGCAGGTGTTGTTATTACTAGAACAAACTTAGGAACTACTGCTTCAGGAGCTACATTCAGATCAGTCAGCCCAACGACAAGCCCAGCTCGTTATTTCCCTAAATTAGAAACCGTATTAAATGGTCTAGTAGATAATAGTAATACTACATGGGAATCTGTTTCTAAAGTAGCAAGAACTACAAACTTTGCAGTTACTGTAAGAGATAATAGTCCTATTGCAACGCAGCAACAAGCAGATTATAATTTTCAACAAATTGTTGTCGGAAATGATGGCCCGTTTAAGGTCATTAGTCAATATGCAAATGGTGGTGTTTCAACTCCAATAGATTGGGCGGTTTCAAATACTAATACAGCTCCATATAATGTTACAGATGTCAAAATTGATTATACGACAAATAATGGTGCTTCTTGGGTTGTTGTAACAAATTCTACTCCTAATGATGGTAGTGAAAATTTTATTTTTCCAGCTGCATTAAATGGACAAGTTATTAAATTGAGAATTTCATCTATTAACAATGTATTCTATGCAATTGGTCAAATAACTGTTGCTGCATTCGCTCCATGTGATGGCTCTGCTCCTACTGGAGTTGTTGCAAGTAATATCACTCCAAGTGGGGCAGTTATTAGTTGGACCCCAGTTTCCAATGCTACTTACACAATTAGATATAGAGTTGTGGGGCAAACTACTTGGTTACAAACGACCTCTACTTCTCCAACTGTAACATTGACAGGCTTGAATGATGCTTCAACATACGAAGTACAAATTTCAGCTACTTGTGCGGGTACTCCGGGGGCTTATTCTGCTTCTACTAATTTTTCAACTACAGCTGTACCATATTGTGCTTCAGTAAGTAGTAGTGGACAATTAAATTATATTTCTAATTTGACATTGGCTACTGTAAATAATACGACAGGTGGTACTACATATTCAAACTTTACAACCAACAGTGCGTTGCAAGTGAACTTGGTGCCTAATAGTACGAATAATTCTTTGAGTGTTTCTTTGACTACTACTTCAGCAAATGCTGCAGTTAACGGAATGGCTGTATGGATTGATTTCAATAAAAATGGTGTTTTTGATGCTAGTGAAAGAGTTCTAAATATGCCAGCACAAGCTTTGCCACTTGGTGTAACTACGAAAACGGCTGTGTTTTCAGTTCCGGCAACAGCAGTTACAAATTCTTCATTAAGAATGAGAATCGTGACTGTGTTATTGACTCCTCAGTCTGTTGGTGCTAGTATTCCAGATTCTTTTGCATGTGGATCTTTCCCGAATGGCGAGGTAGAAGATTATAATGTTGTAGTTGCGTCTCCTTTGAGTACAAACGAAACATCAGGTGCCAATAATGGTATCCAAATATATCCAAACCCGGCAAGTGATATTTTAAATGTTACTAAAGTTTCAGACAAAGCTACATACAAAATTTATAGTGCAGCTGGTCAGTTAGTTGGTAATGGAAGTATTAGCAATGGAAAAATTAATGTATCTTCATTAATCAAAGGAGCTTATGTAATTTCAATCGACGACAAAGGGAAAGATAGTTTCAATTCTAAATTCATTAAGAAATAACAAAACATCTTAATACTTAATAAATCCTCAGTTTTTGCTGGGGATTTTTTTTATTATGTAATCATAAGTTAAGTTTAAGTGTAGTTGTAATAAAAAAAAATGCCAAAAATATCAGCAAATAACAAAAAATGATTAGATTTGTATTTAATAAAATAAATATAGCCTATGAGGAAATCCTTTACTTTTTTATTAAATCCTAGTCGTTTCATGAAAATAAGTTTGATAAATAGACTTAAATCATGTGATAGGTATACAACCAGTCTGTTATCTAGCAATAATTATTGTGTTTTAAGAACAAATAGTGCTCATGATTTTACAGATTCTTTAAATGGTAAAATTATAAATTACCTTAGTATCCAATTTTATTTTAATATTTAATATTATGAAGAAACTTCTACTCATGTGTCAATTACTTTATGGCGCATTTCTCATGGCCCAAGTCAACTATACGCAAGACTGGACGGCCACGGGACTTAGTAACTGGACATCCACAAGCAGTGTTTTTTCTAGAGATGCTACCGCAAACCAAATTTGTGGTACTACCGGAGGAACCATAAGAGGAAACAGATACAGTGGGAATGCAGGAGATTTTACATCTCCAAATATTCCTGGTAATAACCAAGGGGTCGTAACCATGTCGTTTGATTATAAAATTACGAATTGGTCTGCCGGAACTGTTGCTACTCCAGCAGCAACTATTGGTACAATAGCTGTACAATATTCAAACAACATGGGTGGTCCATGGACTACTGCCTACACTGTAAACTCAACAAATCACATAACAGCTAATACCTGTGCGACGAGAACGATAACATTCAGTCCATTGGCGGGTAATTTATATGTGAGATTTTACGTTCAGTCTGGTACAAACGATAGCTACTATTATTTTGATAATGTTGTAATGTCTCAAGGGGCAGCACCATCTTGTTTAGCTCCATTTAATCTTACTTTGGTTAACGTGTCAGCAACAAATGCAAATATCTCTTGGACTGCTCCTACACCAGCGCCGGCAAACGGTTATGATATCTATTACAATACAACGGGTGTAGCTCCTATTGCGACTACTCCGCTAAATGCAACCAATTCTGTACAAAGTGCTACTACCACTGCGAATATCACAGGATTGACGCCTATCACTACATATTATGTATGGGTGAGAGCAAAATGTACTGGTACCGATTTAAGTACGTGGACACCGATGCCGTCATTCATGACTTTATGTGTGCCCGTAAATGCATTACCTTGGATAGAGAATTTCGATTCTATGACAACTTTAGGTGCTGGAATTTTACCTCCTTGTTGGAAAAATGTCACAGGAACTAGTGCATGGACATCATCAAATGCAGTATTTTCTACAACATCTCCAGGTCCTAGATCTGCGCCAAATTATGTCAGAATACAATATGGTAATACAAATGCGAGCCAATTATGGACTCCAGGATTTGCATTAACGGCAGGAACTACTTATGAATTTTCATACTATTATCATACTGGTGGAACTACTAGTTCTCTAATCGGTTATACAGGTAATGTTTTGGTGAATACTTCACAATCTATGACTGGGGCTACAAATCTAGGTACATTTATCACTGCAACACAAGGTACGAGTGCTTATACTCAATATAAAGTATATTATACTCCTACAACTACAGGAACATATAATTTTGCTGTGAACACATCATCTAATTTCACCCCTTGGTATATGGGTGTTGATGATTTCCGACTAAGAGTCGCTCCTACATGTATAGAGCCTTTAGGGGTTATTTCTACTGCAGTGACAGGGAATACAGCTAGTATATCATGGAATCCGCCTACAACACAGCCTGCAAATGGATACCAAATCTATTATAGTACTACCAATACTCCTCCTCCTACAGCTCAAATAGTGGGTGTACCAGGTACGAGTACAAGTTATACAATTCCAGGTTTAGCTCCTAGTACCACATATAATATTTGGGTTAGAGCAATTTGTAGTGGTACAGATCAAAGTGATTTATCAGAACCTGTATCTGTAATGACAACTCAGATTCCTGCTACACTACCATATATTCAAAACTTTACTACAGGTAATGATCTTGGGTTATTAAATGGCACTCAGACCAATAAATGGGTTCGTGGTAATGCTACAGGAAACCCTGCTCAATCATTATATATATCAAATGATAATGGCGTAACTAATGCTTACACACATACAACAAGTACTGTACAGGCATATAGAGATATTACAATTCCTAATGGTACAACGATAGCAACTTTTTCTTTTGATTGGAAAGGGCAAGGGGAAGGAACGACTTTCAAGTATGATTACTTGCAAGTATGGTTAGTTCCTTCTAATTTTTTACCAACTCCGGGAACTTTAATTACCGCAGGTACTGGAAGAGTATTAATAGGACAATATAACCTTCAAGGTACATGGCAGTCCTACTCGAATGCAAACTTGAATTTATCTGCTTTTGCAGGTACTGTGATGCGTTTAGTATTTGAATGGAGAAACGATGGTGGTGGTGGAACTCAGCCTCCAGCTGCAATAGATAATATTGTGTTAAGAGTTTGTAGTACAGCTACACCTGTAGTTACTGTTACAGCAGCTTCTGTTACACATAATTCAGCTACTATTACATGGCCACAAGATACTGGCGGTGCAGACTATAAAATCAGATATAGACCGGTAGGTACTACTACATGGTTGCCTGTAGCCGGTCCTATTGATGTGGCTGCTGTACCTGGTACTACTCAAACATATACCTTTGCTGGTACTCTTTTACCTGTGACAACTTATGAAGTAGAAGTTGCAGCGGTATGTAACAGTGGAAATACTATTGGCGTTTATTCAAATAATGTCTTTACAACAAAATGTGACCCTACACCTCCAAATGTTGTAATTTCTAACATTACTGCTACATCGGCTTTAGTGACATGGAATCCACTTGTTGCAAACGCATCTTATGAATTAAGGTGGAGAATTGTTGGTACTCCTGGTTGGTTCGCTCCTACAGGCGGAACACCTCAGCCTCCTTTAAACAGTTATACACTTCCAAATTTGACTTCATTCACAACTTATGAAGTGCAAGTGAGAAGTAGATGTAACGGAACAACGATTGACAATCCTTGGTCAAACCCTCAAGTATTTACTACGGTAAGAGTTTGTGAGATACCTCCTCCAGGATTGACAATTACTACATTAACACCTACAAGTGCTGAAGTAGTATGGGATGCCTTTACAGGTGCAGGAGCGACAGGAAGTTATATTTTAAAATACAGAAAAGTAGGAATTCCAAGTTGGACGACTATTAATGTTAATACAAATACTTATACATTAACTGGATTATTAGAATTAACTAAATACGAAATGCAGGTAGCAAATGTATGTAGTGGAACTCCGGGTAACTTTACCCCTCCTTACTACTTTACAACACCGACTGTGGTTTATTGCCAGATGACTGCTACGACACTATCAGAATACTTTATTAATAAAGTTACTGTTAAGCCGACAGGTAAGCTAGAAATGGTCAATGAAGATCTTACTGGAGGTACGTATTCTGACTTTACTGCAATTCCTGCGAAGTATATTGAATTAATTCAAGGTTCTACAGGTAATCAGATTACAGTTGACAAAACAGTAGGTACATCTCCTACAGGGGTAGCAGTTTGGATCGACTTCAACAGAAATGGATATTTCGATTTAAATGAAAGAATCATGGCTGATGGACCAAACATTAATCCTTCAGTATCTGCAACATTCAATGTACCAGCTGATGCATTTGTAAGTATGACAGATTACAAATATGTAAGAATGAGAGTAGCAATGGCGAAAGATGAAATTCCGGTAAATTGCGTAAGCTTCCAAAACGGTGAAGTTGAAGATTATACGGTAAGAATATCTAAGCCAGGTGTTGCAAATGCTCTTAACCAAACGGAAATTTTAATTTATCCGAATCCGGTAAGCACAGTTTTAAATGTAAAAAATATCAGCAAAAAAGCGAATTATAAAATTTACAGTGCTGCAGGACAAGTGGTATCAAGCGGATTAATCTTAAACAATAAGATTGATGTAAGCAGACTAATCAACGGAGTTTATGTTATTGACATAGAAGACGCTCAGGGTACTGCTCAGAAGAAATTTATTAAAGAATAATTTAAATAATAAATTCTAAATACAGAATAAGCTCTCAGAAATGAGAGCTTATTTTTTTGTGATCTTAGATAATTAGGCATAAAAAAACCGCTGATAATTCAACGGTTTTTATTTGTAATGTGCTAATTATAATTATTCAATTTCAAAAATAATTTTTTCAGTCTGCTCTTTTAAATCATCCAGATTAGTATTGTTATAAATAACGTAATCAGCTAATTTTATCTTGTCCTTTTCAGGCATTTGATTATTCATTACGGTCTCCACTTCACGGTAGGTTTTGGAGTCTCTATCCATCACTCTTTTAAGTCTTATATTGTCTTCTGCGGTTACCAAAAGAGATTTGTAGCATTGAAGATTAAGCTTTAATTCAAACAACAAAGCGGTTTCTTTAAAAACCAGATATTTGGTTTGCTTGCGTACCCATTCCTCAAAATCTAAACGTACTGCGGGATGAATAATTCCATTCAACTGAAGTAACAACTCTTCATCATTGAAAACTTTTCCGGCAACGAATTTCCTATTGTAAATGTTATTTTCATCATAAGAATCTGCACCCAGAAGTTCTTTGATTTTATTCTTTACGACTTCGTTGTCATTCACAATTGTTTTAGCTCTGTCATCAGAATAATAAACCGGAAAACCGCAGTCTTCTATGTACTGAGCTACTGTTGTTTTACCGGAACCAATTCCACCGGTAAGACCTATTATTTTCGAGGCAGAATCAGGCTCTGCTTTTTGAGTTTCTGCAAGTAATTCTTCCATAATTAATAACCAAAAACTTCATTAAAACTAAATGTTTCATCTAAACGCACTCCTTTTTCAGTCATTTTAAGGCTGGCCAATTCGTTATGAGCATCATGCTCAAAGAATAATAAATAGTCATTATCTACACATTGCTTCAAAAACTTTGCTTTCTCTTCAATGGTCAATAATGGTCTTGTATCATAACCCATCACATACACTTGTGGAATATGTCCTGCAGTAGGAATTAAATCGGCTGCAAAAACAATGGTTTTTTCCTGATATTGAATCACCGGTAGCATTTGTTTTTCGGTATGACCATCCACAAAGATAACATCCATTTTAAGGTCTGGTGAGAAACCGTAATTTCCGTTAACCGGAAGAGGTAAAAACCCAAGCTGCCCGCTTTCCTGAATAGGTAAAATGTTTTCCTTTAAAAAGCTTGCCTTTTCTCTTGCGTTTGGCTCTGTTGCCCATTGCCAATGATTTTCATTCGTCCAGAACTGAGCATTTTTAAAGGCAGGTCTGTAGCCTGTTTTATCATCATTCCATTCGATGGCACCACCGCAATGGTCAAAATGTAAGTGTGTAAAAAATACGTCGGTAATGTCTTCTTTTACAAAACCATATTTCTTTAAATTTTTATCTAAACTGTCATCGCCCCAAAGAGAGTAGTGGCCGAAGAATTTGTCATCTTGCTTGTTGCCGAGGCCGCAGTCTACGAGAATAAGCTTTTTGCCGTCTTCAATGAGTAAAGAACGGGTTCCTAATTCAATTAAATTTCTTTCGTCTGCCGGATTGGTTTTTTCCCACAGACTTTTCGGGACGACTCCAAACATGGCTCCGCCGTCGAGCTTGAATTTTCCGCATTGGATAGGATATAGTTTCATATAGTATATTGTTATTTAATTTGTATTGATTTCATTTTGTCGGCAATTTTTCTACTGTTTTCATTGCCGGAATTTTCCAGATTAGAAATAATATTTTGATAATCTGATTCTTTCCTGTTCTGAGACAGCTTTTGATTGATATAAATTTCAGTAGGAAAGATTTTAATACCAAAAGCACCCTTCATTTCCTTTTCTACAAATTCTTTACCCATATCTTTTACGAATACCGGGCATTTTTGAGATTGCTCGTATTTTGAAGTAAGTTTTTCAAGATGATTATAAAGTTCTTCGTGATTCATAAGTTTGATTTTTCCATAAACCTGAACAGCCTCATAATTCCAAGTAGAAACATTCAAATGATTATACCAGCTGCTTGAAATATAAGTGTGTGCTCCTAAAAAATCACATAAAACTTCGTCGCCATCCTTCAGTATTTTGGCTTGTGGATTAGCTCTTGAAATATGTGTTTCAATGTATATTTCCTCTGGGTTATCTTCATTGAGCATCATCATAGAATGTGTTGCTCTGATTTTATTTTCCGACGAGATCAGTAAAGCAAAAGCATTCTTTCTGATGATTTCTTTCATCAAATGATCATCTTCACTTCGGTATATTTTAGGTATAAACATATTAAAATAATTCTCCCGGATTTCTCGGTATAGCAATATTCAAATGTCGGTATGCTTTTTCCGTCACTTCACGTCCTCTTGGCGTTCTGATGATAAATCCTTCCTGAATTAAAAACGGTTCATACACTTCTTCCAAAGTTTCTGGGTTTTCAGCGATGGATGTTGCCAAAGCTGAGATTCCCACAGGTTTGCCTTTGAAATTTTCAATCATCACGCGCATGATTTTATTATCCATTTCATCTAAACCAAATTCATCAACATTTAAAGAATTCAAAGCATACGTTGTAATGTTGATTTCAATTTCTCCGTTTCCTTTTATTTCTGCAAAATCACGAACTCTTCTCAACAACGCATTGGCAATTCTTGGTGTACCTCGGCTTCTTCTTGCGATCTCAATTGCGGCATCTTCATAAATGGTCACACCCAAAACACGGGCACTTCTGATAATAATAGTTGAAAGTAATTCAATTGAATAATATTCTAATCTGCTCTGAATCCCAAATCTCGCCAACATCGGTTTTGTCAACATTCCGCTTCGAGTAGTTGCACCAACTAATGTGAAAGGATTTAAACTGATCTGAACGCTTCTAGCATTCGGACCGGTTTCCAGCATGATGTCAATCTTGTAATCTTCCATTGCAGAATAAAGATATTCTTCCACAATCGGTGATAGCCTGTGAATTTCATCAATAAAAAGAACATCATTTTCCTCTAAATTGGTAAGCAATCCTGCAAGACTTCCTGGTTTATCCAATACAGGACCCGAGGTAATTTTACAATTCACTCCCAATTCGTTGGCAATGATATTAGATAAAGTTGTTTTTCCCAAACCTGGCGGACCGTGAAGAAGAACATGATCGAGCGCACCCCCACGATTCTTTGCGGCAGCCACAAAAACTTCAAGATTTTCTAATGTTTTTCTTTGTCCCGCAAAATCTTTAAAACTCTGCGGACGAATTTTTTCTTCCTGTACGAGTTCGTCATCGGAATAATTTTCCTTATCAGGATGTAAAAAATCTGGCATTAATTCATTTCATTTACCTCAAAGATAACAAATTTAGGTTTAGGCTGAGACTGAGATTGAGGAAAATTTCAGGCTGAGTTTAAGGTTTAGTCTGAGGTTACAAGTCTGAAGACACGTGATTTAGCAAATTGATATATTTTAAGTAATTTTGAGAGAGAAAATTTCAACGTTGCGGTTTCGGCCACAACCTCAAACTTAACCTTAATTTAATGAAATTAATTGGACCTTTCAAGCAGGTGGTTACACTTGCCAATCTTCCCTTAAGAGGAAAACTTTCAGACGAGCAACTTGAAGTTATTGTTGATGGCGGAATTTTAGTGGATGATCACAAAATTCAAAAAGTAGGAAACTTTGAAAATTTAAAATCAGAAAATCAAAATATAGAGATTGAAGCAATTGAAGGAGAGCAAATCGTTCTTCCTGCTTTTGTTGATTCTCACACCCATATTTGTTTTGGAGGAAACCGTGCCAATGACTTTGCCATGCGAAATGCAGGGAAAACATATCTTGAAATCGCCGAAAGCGGTGGTGGAATCTGGAGTTCCGTTCAACATACCAGAAATGCTTCTGAAGAAGAGTTATTAAAAACTTTATTAGAAAGAATTGATGTTTTAATAGCTTTAGGAATCACCACAATTGAGGTGAAAAGTGGTTACGGTCTAGATGTAGAAAACGAATTAAAAATGCTTCGAATCATCAAAAATGCACAGTCTCAAACTAAGGCAACATTAGTTCCGACTTGTTTGTCTGCACACTTGAAGCCTAGAGATTTTGAGGGAGACAATAAAGTATATTTAGATTATATTTTAGCTGAAATTTTACCCAAAGTAAAAGAAGAAAACCTTGCCAATAGAGTCGATATCTTTATTGAGAAGTCAGCATTTCAACCTGAAGAAAGCAAAGAGTTTTTACTTAAAACTAAAGACTTAGGTTTTGAAATTACGGTTCATGCAGACCAATTTACACCTGGTAGTTCAAGAATTGCTGTCGAAGTGGGTGCACAATCTGCAGATCATTTAGAAGCGACCATTGATGAAGATATTGAATTTTTAGCTCAGTCAAATACCGTTGCAACCGCTTTGCCCGGCGCAAGTTTAGGTTTGGGAGAAAAGTTTACACCCGCAAGAAAATTATTGGATGCTGGCGCAATTTTGGCAATAGCTAGTGACTGGAATCCGGGTTCTGCACCCATGGGAAATTTAATTACGCAGGCATCAATTTTAGCAACGTATGAAAAGCTAACTACCGCTGAAGTTTTGGCAGGAATGACTTTCCGTTCAGCTTTTGCATTAGGTTTAAAAGACAGAGGCAGGTTGGAAAAAGATATGAAAGCAGATTTTGTAACTTATAAAACAGATAATTTCCAGAATGTATTGTACAATCAGGGAAGTTTAAAAGCTGAAAGTGTTTTTATTGATGGCACAAAAGTAAAATAAGATGGGAATATTTGATAAAGTTTTCGGAAAAAAGAAGAAAATGTTGATGTTGAAATTCAAACCTATCAGGATTTCTGGAATTGGTTTTTAACGAAAGAAAAAGAGTTTCATGCGATTGTGAAAAACCGCACTCATATTGAAACTGACTTTTTTGATTTGATGTCATCTCAACTACGCAAGATCAATGTAGGTTTTTACTTTCTTGCAGGGATGAGCGACGATGAAACCGTAGAATTGATTATTACTGCAGAAGGTGAAATTAAAAATATCGTTTTTGCCGAAGAAATTATTGCTGCCGCTCCGAAGTTAAATCAATGGAAGTTTACGGCACTAAAACCGGAGATGAATTTAGACAGCGGCATTCGTATGGAAGGTCTTGAATTCAATACAGAAAACATTCACTTTTACGCAAATGAAATCGAAGGTTATCCAGACGAGATTGACATCACATTCGTTTATGATCATTTGAACGCCGATAATAAAGATTCTGCAGTAACAGGAGTCTGCATCTTTTTGGATAATTTTTTAGGTGAATTAAATTTTGCAACGCAGATCGATACTTTTAACGTCATTGGAAAAGATGAAGTCAAAAATGAACTCATCCCAATCACGAAACTGAAAGATTACTTGCAGTGGCGAGAAAGAGAATTTACGGAAAAATATAAAAACGTAAAAGATTTCAGTGAAGAAGATGCTTACACTGTTCTCGAAGCAGTCTTAAATAACGGATTGCCATTGATTGCTACAATTAATACAACTTCATTAAAATATGATGCTAAAGCTTCGTATCCATGGATTTCAGTTTTAAAAATTCACTACAATGGAGAAGAAAATAACGGGCTTCCAGAAAACGAAGACTACGAGAAATTAAATACCATAGAAGAAACGGCTTTTCAGAATCTGAAAAATGAGGAAGGAAATCTTTACATTGGAAGAGAAAGTGCAGATGGGGTAAGAGAAATTTATTTTGCAAGTAAAGATTTCAGGTCTGTTTCAAAGATTCTCCAAAAAATTATCAAAGACAACCCCGAATATAAAATGTCACTCGAAATTTATAAAGACAAATACTGGCAAAGTTTCGAACGCTATAATATCAATTAAAATTAGATAAAATTATGATCTGGCAAGGAAGATTAGACGGAGAAGAACCATTGTTTCACAGACTTTTTCAGCGTGTGCAGGAAGCAGAAAATCATGATCTTATT comes from Chryseobacterium sp. 3008163 and encodes:
- the hutI gene encoding imidazolonepropionase; protein product: MKLIGPFKQVVTLANLPLRGKLSDEQLEVIVDGGILVDDHKIQKVGNFENLKSENQNIEIEAIEGEQIVLPAFVDSHTHICFGGNRANDFAMRNAGKTYLEIAESGGGIWSSVQHTRNASEEELLKTLLERIDVLIALGITTIEVKSGYGLDVENELKMLRIIKNAQSQTKATLVPTCLSAHLKPRDFEGDNKVYLDYILAEILPKVKEENLANRVDIFIEKSAFQPEESKEFLLKTKDLGFEITVHADQFTPGSSRIAVEVGAQSADHLEATIDEDIEFLAQSNTVATALPGASLGLGEKFTPARKLLDAGAILAIASDWNPGSAPMGNLITQASILATYEKLTTAEVLAGMTFRSAFALGLKDRGRLEKDMKADFVTYKTDNFQNVLYNQGSLKAESVFIDGTKVK
- the ruvB gene encoding Holliday junction branch migration DNA helicase RuvB, producing MPDFLHPDKENYSDDELVQEEKIRPQSFKDFAGQRKTLENLEVFVAAAKNRGGALDHVLLHGPPGLGKTTLSNIIANELGVNCKITSGPVLDKPGSLAGLLTNLEENDVLFIDEIHRLSPIVEEYLYSAMEDYKIDIMLETGPNARSVQISLNPFTLVGATTRSGMLTKPMLARFGIQSRLEYYSIELLSTIIIRSARVLGVTIYEDAAIEIARRSRGTPRIANALLRRVRDFAEIKGNGEIEINITTYALNSLNVDEFGLDEMDNKIMRVMIENFKGKPVGISALATSIAENPETLEEVYEPFLIQEGFIIRTPRGREVTEKAYRHLNIAIPRNPGELF
- a CDS encoding DUF695 domain-containing protein, with protein sequence MSSQLRKINVGFYFLAGMSDDETVELIITAEGEIKNIVFAEEIIAAAPKLNQWKFTALKPEMNLDSGIRMEGLEFNTENIHFYANEIEGYPDEIDITFVYDHLNADNKDSAVTGVCIFLDNFLGELNFATQIDTFNVIGKDEVKNELIPITKLKDYLQWREREFTEKYKNVKDFSEEDAYTVLEAVLNNGLPLIATINTTSLKYDAKASYPWISVLKIHYNGEENNGLPENEDYEKLNTIEETAFQNLKNEEGNLYIGRESADGVREIYFASKDFRSVSKILQKIIKDNPEYKMSLEIYKDKYWQSFERYNIN